The Terriglobus sp. TAA 43 sequence TTATGGGGTCGTCGCCAACGTATTCGTACAGCGCGACGGCGCGCGTCACCTGATCCGGTTTCGCAACCTTGTGCATTTGCGCCACCGCCGCAAGGGGCAGCGAGCACAACACGGTTGCGGCAGAGAGCCATCGGACGGCGAACTTACGGGCGTGCATACTACTCCATTGGACGGCGAAACGTTCTCAACAGCATACGCGGCGTAAGCTAGGAACTATGAAGATTGGCGACATCGTAGACTTTTCGCTCAACGACCAGGACGGCAACAGCGTCTCACTTTCACAGTTTCGCGGGTCGCCCGTGGTGCTGTTTTTCTACCCACGTGCCGACACGCCGGGCTGCACCGTGGAAGCCTGCGAATTTCGCGATATCTACAGCAAGCTGAAGTCCGCGGGCGCGGTTTTGCTGGGCATTTCGCGTGATACAGAGTCGAAACAGAAGAAATTCGCCACAAAGTTTTCGCTTCCCTATACGTTGCTGGCCGATCCGGAACTGACTGTGGCCAAACAGTTTGATGTGGTGCGCGACGCCACCATGTATGGCAGGCCCGTGATCAAAATTGAGCGGTCCACGTTCTTGTTTGATCGCGAAGGCAAACTCACAGCCGAATTTCGCAAGGTAAAGCCCGAAGGCCATGCAGCAGAGATGCTGGAGGCTATCCGCAAGGCATAGCTGTCTGGAATAGCCTTAGTAGGCCGGAAAGATGAGAGTCTGCTGCGGGGAAATGCTTGCCTCCGTACCTTTTGCGGGGGCAGCATCGGCTGTCAGTCGTGCCCCTCGCTTGCCCTGCTCTGTAATCACCTGGCTCAACTCGTCCTGACCGTTCATTCGCACGATCTGTAGACTCAGTTCGCCTGCGC is a genomic window containing:
- a CDS encoding peroxiredoxin; protein product: MKIGDIVDFSLNDQDGNSVSLSQFRGSPVVLFFYPRADTPGCTVEACEFRDIYSKLKSAGAVLLGISRDTESKQKKFATKFSLPYTLLADPELTVAKQFDVVRDATMYGRPVIKIERSTFLFDREGKLTAEFRKVKPEGHAAEMLEAIRKA